In one window of Palaeococcus ferrophilus DSM 13482 DNA:
- a CDS encoding RNA polymerase Rpb4 family protein, giving the protein MIGRKKLGEKYVTLAEVQEILRKAWEEGVKVNPEEPLNYEARLSLEHAERFSKVKPEDVEKAREELIATFDWMTERLAVKLLDLMPEDYFDIRVIFAKEDYMPSPEEGEAIVGILSKYRKE; this is encoded by the coding sequence ATGATAGGGAGAAAAAAGCTTGGGGAAAAGTACGTGACCCTTGCGGAGGTTCAGGAGATACTAAGGAAGGCGTGGGAAGAGGGCGTTAAGGTTAACCCCGAGGAGCCCCTGAACTACGAGGCCAGATTGAGCCTTGAGCACGCGGAGCGCTTCAGCAAGGTAAAGCCAGAGGACGTCGAGAAGGCCAGGGAGGAGCTCATAGCGACCTTCGACTGGATGACCGAGCGCCTCGCGGTCAAGCTCCTCGACCTCATGCCCGAGGACTACTTCGACATCCGCGTGATCTTCGCCAAGGAGGACTACATGCCCTCGCCCGAAGAGGGAGAGGCCATCGTGGGAATCCTCTCCAAGTACCGCAAGGAATGA
- a CDS encoding LEA type 2 family protein: MALKKIVGIIIAILLLWGGYLAYALYTVGSSFKVSGEWGDVNENTTELWIHIDLGKPIPATLTFTSIHVYVAGVPVGEVKNAKLGFMGSKIDGVFVLDNHRAVEAFKRHVENGERSEVTVEIEAKALGIPIHQSLNVDVTTDILSYLNIQTQSEKEGVLITPEIKGITSRWGAIGEDYIEIHSNIKLYNPNAYPLPVPKLSYALSLNDIEIAKGQLKKGFTLPAKGEATAEVLTRLDTNRAIKAWVSHIEHGEKSTVKADIVLTVNFLGKEQSIRISAVEKTVETDILGMINQKP, encoded by the coding sequence ATGGCCCTGAAAAAAATAGTGGGTATAATCATAGCCATCCTTCTCCTGTGGGGAGGGTATCTGGCCTACGCCCTCTACACCGTGGGCTCAAGCTTTAAGGTCAGCGGCGAGTGGGGGGATGTTAACGAGAACACCACGGAGCTCTGGATTCACATTGACCTCGGCAAGCCGATTCCTGCTACCCTAACGTTCACCTCCATCCACGTCTACGTGGCGGGCGTTCCGGTTGGAGAGGTAAAGAATGCCAAGCTCGGGTTCATGGGGAGCAAAATAGACGGCGTCTTCGTGCTTGACAACCACAGGGCAGTGGAGGCCTTCAAGAGGCACGTCGAGAACGGGGAGCGGAGCGAGGTCACCGTGGAGATTGAGGCGAAGGCACTCGGAATTCCAATCCACCAGAGCCTTAACGTGGACGTCACCACGGACATCCTCTCCTACCTCAACATCCAGACCCAGAGCGAAAAGGAAGGTGTCCTCATCACGCCCGAGATAAAGGGCATAACCTCACGCTGGGGCGCCATCGGAGAGGACTACATAGAGATACACAGCAACATAAAGCTCTACAACCCAAACGCCTACCCCCTGCCAGTTCCGAAGCTTTCCTACGCGCTCTCACTTAACGATATAGAGATTGCAAAGGGGCAGCTGAAGAAGGGCTTCACACTGCCGGCAAAGGGCGAGGCAACGGCCGAAGTTCTGACGCGCCTCGATACGAACCGGGCCATAAAGGCGTGGGTGAGCCACATAGAGCACGGCGAGAAGAGCACAGTGAAGGCTGACATAGTGCTCACGGTCAACTTCCTCGGAAAGGAGCAGTCCATCAGGATATCCGCCGTGGAAAAGACCGTGGAGACCGACATACTGGGCATGATAAACCAAAAGCCGTAA
- the rqcH gene encoding ribosome rescue protein RqcH, giving the protein MKTEMSSVDIRYAVEELKAIEGARVDKVYHDGDILRIKLHKAGEGRKDLLIQAGKRIHLTTYITESPNPSSFAMLLRKHLSGLFLDGIEQHDFDRIVKLRFGEYTLVAELFRRGNVAFLDGEGKIIGALRYEEFKDRAIKPGREYAFPPARESPVDVTWERFLELIREEEVEIVRALARRFNMGGLFAEEILLRAGVEKTRKVPELGEDELRKVYDAMNGLFNAPKRPHILYRDGEPVDVLPIELLQYEGIERKYFQTFSEALDEYFGNITVEEAKRALTKRLEDRKRSILHTLKKQEEMMRGFEAQARANQELGDLIYAHFALVERLLGEFRKAVEKLGWEEFKRRIEEGKKAGNRVALMVRGIDPKDKAVTIELDGKKVRLHLDRSIGENAEVYYEKAKKAKHKLEGAKKAYEETKRKLDEVEKLIEEELKKETTVRKLEKRKKKWFEKFRWFISSEGFLVIGGKDATTNEMVVKKYMDEGDWYCHADVYGAPHVVIKEGKKAGQKTLFEACQFAVSMSKAWSRGVFSEDAYYADPSQVTKQAPSGEYLGKGAFMVYGKRNWMHGLPLRLAVGVIEYEGEKLPMCGPVDAVKAHTDRYIVIRPGRHKKSEFVKRIKKILERWGYKVAEEDLMAILPPGNGEVEKVVGE; this is encoded by the coding sequence ATGAAGACCGAGATGAGCAGCGTTGACATACGCTACGCCGTTGAGGAGCTCAAGGCCATTGAGGGAGCGAGGGTTGATAAGGTCTACCACGATGGAGACATCTTAAGGATAAAGCTCCACAAGGCGGGGGAGGGGAGGAAGGACCTCCTAATACAGGCCGGAAAGAGGATTCACCTCACCACGTACATCACCGAAAGTCCAAACCCGAGCTCCTTCGCCATGCTGCTCCGCAAACACCTGAGCGGTCTCTTTCTTGATGGCATAGAGCAGCACGACTTCGACAGGATTGTAAAGCTCCGTTTTGGTGAGTACACGCTCGTGGCCGAGCTCTTCAGGAGGGGGAACGTTGCTTTTCTCGACGGCGAGGGGAAGATCATAGGGGCCCTCCGCTACGAGGAGTTCAAGGACAGGGCCATAAAGCCCGGGCGCGAGTATGCCTTCCCCCCGGCAAGGGAGAGCCCCGTTGACGTTACATGGGAGCGTTTCCTCGAGCTCATCCGGGAGGAAGAGGTCGAGATTGTGAGGGCCCTCGCGAGGAGGTTCAACATGGGCGGCCTCTTCGCGGAGGAGATACTCCTGAGGGCTGGCGTAGAGAAGACTAGGAAGGTTCCCGAGCTGGGGGAGGATGAGCTGAGAAAAGTTTACGATGCCATGAACGGGCTCTTCAATGCCCCCAAAAGGCCCCACATTCTCTATAGGGACGGAGAGCCGGTGGATGTCCTGCCGATTGAACTCCTCCAGTATGAGGGCATCGAGAGGAAATACTTCCAGACCTTCAGCGAGGCCCTCGATGAGTATTTTGGCAACATAACGGTTGAGGAGGCCAAGAGGGCCCTGACCAAACGCCTTGAGGACAGGAAGCGCTCCATCCTCCACACGCTGAAGAAGCAGGAGGAGATGATGAGGGGCTTTGAGGCCCAGGCGAGGGCCAACCAGGAGCTTGGCGACCTCATCTACGCCCACTTCGCCCTCGTTGAGCGCCTGCTCGGCGAGTTCAGAAAAGCGGTTGAAAAGCTCGGATGGGAGGAGTTCAAGCGGAGGATAGAGGAAGGGAAGAAAGCGGGCAACAGGGTTGCCCTCATGGTCAGAGGGATTGACCCAAAGGACAAGGCCGTCACGATCGAGCTCGACGGGAAGAAGGTCCGCCTCCACCTTGACAGGAGCATAGGGGAGAACGCCGAGGTTTATTACGAGAAGGCAAAGAAGGCAAAGCACAAGCTTGAGGGGGCAAAGAAGGCCTACGAAGAAACGAAGAGAAAGCTTGACGAGGTTGAAAAGCTCATCGAGGAGGAGCTGAAGAAAGAAACCACGGTCAGGAAGCTCGAGAAGAGAAAGAAGAAGTGGTTCGAGAAGTTCCGCTGGTTCATCTCTAGCGAGGGCTTCCTCGTGATTGGAGGAAAGGACGCCACAACGAACGAGATGGTCGTGAAGAAGTACATGGACGAGGGGGACTGGTACTGCCACGCCGACGTTTACGGGGCTCCCCATGTGGTGATAAAGGAGGGCAAGAAGGCCGGTCAGAAAACGCTCTTCGAGGCATGCCAGTTCGCCGTTTCAATGAGCAAGGCCTGGAGCAGGGGCGTGTTCAGCGAGGATGCCTACTACGCCGACCCGAGCCAGGTGACGAAGCAGGCCCCCAGCGGAGAGTACCTTGGAAAGGGCGCCTTCATGGTCTATGGAAAGAGGAACTGGATGCACGGTCTGCCATTGAGGCTCGCGGTGGGAGTGATCGAGTACGAGGGTGAGAAGCTCCCAATGTGCGGGCCCGTTGATGCCGTTAAGGCCCACACAGACCGCTATATCGTGATACGCCCAGGGAGGCACAAGAAGAGCGAGTTCGTGAAGAGGATAAAGAAAATCCTGGAGAGGTGGGGTTACAAGGTGGCCGAGGAGGACCTAATGGCCATCCTTCCTCCGGGCAACGGAGAGGTTGAGAAGGTGGTAGGGGAGTAG